The Mytilus trossulus isolate FHL-02 chromosome 3, PNRI_Mtr1.1.1.hap1, whole genome shotgun sequence genome contains a region encoding:
- the LOC134709557 gene encoding uncharacterized protein LOC134709557 yields the protein MSASEHTCDVCFEDFDRDNHEPRKLPCCHTYCSQCLEKMVSRNASLTCPNDRSIHKLGILGVFGLPLDSSKLADIDKREVTSPVGSINFSSDFVEPSRPTTARPYRQAQNHVNNNHVPVSAHREQYNTPQPTGNNYYMQPYPNMPYNYNTQYQGFSQIPMYNQHITPSDWQSSDQWSYQFNNTHQFYQPMMTTATTFTHDGNCGQNIIVSSPGGHIVISQDGYDQMINVVHF from the exons ATGTCTGCAAGCGAACACACGTGTGACGTTTGTTTTGAGGATTTTGATAGAGACAACCACGAACCAAGGAAATTGCCATGCTGTCATACATACTGTTCTCAATGTTTAGAAAAAATGGTGTCACGTAATGCTTCTTTAACTTGCCCAAATGATCGTTCTATCCACAAACTAGGAATTCTAGGTGTTTTCGGTTTACCTCTGGATTCATCTAAACTCGCAG ACATTGATAAGAGAGAAGTGACATCTCCTGTAGGAAGTATAAACTTCAGCAGCGATTTTGTAGAACCGTCTAGACCCACTACAGCACGGCCATATAGGCAAGCACAAAATCATGTTAATAACAATCATGTACCTGTTTCAGCTCACCGTGAACAATACAATACACCACAACCCACTGGCAACAATTATTACATGCAGCCGTATCCCAATATGCCATACAATTATAATACACAGTATCAAGGTTTTTCACAAATTCCTATGTATAATCAACATATTACACCAAGTGATTGGCAGTCTTCAGATCAGTGGAGTTATCAATTCAATAACACCCACCAGTTTTATCAGCCAATGATGACGACCGCTACAACTTTTACACATGATGGGAACTGTGGACAAAACATTATAGTAAGTTCTCCTGGTGGACACATAGTTATAAGTCAGGATGGATATGACCAGATGATAAATGTTGTACATTTCTaa